One Streptomyces coeruleorubidus DNA segment encodes these proteins:
- a CDS encoding LacI family DNA-binding transcriptional regulator has product MTSPEPVESRTQTRTQGRSAQTATLAEIAREAGVSAPTVSKVLNGRADVAPGTRARVEDLLRAHGYRRRRAEATRSPLIDLVFHELESAWALEVIRGVENVARDAGLSVVLSESAGRLTPGRTWADQVAARRPHGVILVLSGLDESQRALLTSRAIPFVVMDPAGDPGADVPSIGATNWQGGLAATRHLVELGHRRIGAISGPTQMMCSRARVDGYRAALETAGLPVDPGLIANGDFHHEAGYRLGLELLRRPDRPTAVFAGNDLQALGLYEAARELGLRIPEDLSVVGFDDLPVAPLVGPPLTTVRQPLTEMAEAAAKLVLDLGREAGTPAATRVELATSLVVRSSTAPPADG; this is encoded by the coding sequence ATGACATCCCCGGAGCCGGTTGAAAGCCGGACGCAAACCCGGACGCAGGGGCGCAGCGCGCAGACCGCGACGCTCGCCGAGATCGCCCGTGAGGCCGGTGTGTCGGCACCGACTGTTTCGAAGGTCCTCAACGGCCGGGCCGACGTCGCCCCCGGCACCCGGGCCCGCGTCGAGGACCTGCTGCGGGCCCACGGCTACCGGCGCCGCCGCGCGGAGGCGACCCGCTCACCCCTGATCGACCTGGTCTTCCACGAGCTGGAGAGCGCCTGGGCGCTGGAGGTCATCCGGGGCGTGGAGAACGTGGCCCGGGACGCGGGGCTCAGCGTGGTGCTGTCCGAGAGCGCGGGGCGGCTCACGCCCGGGCGGACCTGGGCCGACCAGGTCGCCGCTCGCCGCCCGCACGGCGTGATCCTGGTCCTGTCCGGGCTCGACGAGTCGCAGCGGGCGCTGCTGACCAGCCGCGCCATCCCGTTCGTGGTGATGGACCCGGCCGGCGACCCGGGGGCCGACGTGCCGTCGATCGGCGCGACCAACTGGCAGGGCGGTCTCGCGGCCACCCGGCACCTGGTCGAGCTGGGGCACCGCAGGATCGGCGCGATCAGCGGGCCGACGCAGATGATGTGCAGCCGCGCCCGGGTCGACGGTTACCGGGCCGCGCTGGAGACGGCCGGACTGCCGGTCGACCCCGGGCTGATCGCGAACGGTGACTTCCACCACGAGGCCGGCTACCGGCTGGGCCTGGAGCTGCTGCGCCGCCCGGACCGGCCGACCGCCGTCTTCGCCGGGAACGACCTCCAGGCGCTCGGGCTGTACGAGGCCGCGCGCGAGCTGGGGCTGCGCATCCCCGAGGACCTGAGCGTGGTCGGGTTCGACGATCTGCCGGTGGCGCCCCTGGTCGGGCCGCCGCTGACGACCGTACGGCAGCCGCTGACGGAGATGGCCGAGGCGGCGGCCAAGCTGGTCCTCGACCTCGGCCGCGAGGCGGGCACCCCGGCGGCCACCCGGGTGGAGCTTGCGACGAGCCTGGTGGTGCGCAGCAGTACGGCGCCGCCTGCGGACGGCTGA
- the tsaE gene encoding tRNA (adenosine(37)-N6)-threonylcarbamoyltransferase complex ATPase subunit type 1 TsaE → MEAPAAPHNPAESGSVQIVVTSPEQMRELGRRLAKLLRAGDLVMLSGELGAGKTTLTRGLGEGLGVRGAVTSPTFVIARVHPSLGDGPPLVHVDAYRLSGGLDEMEDLDLDVSLPESVVVVEWGEGKVEELTEERLQVVIHRAVGDTSDEVRRMTITGLGERWASADLSVLAA, encoded by the coding sequence ATGGAAGCACCAGCAGCACCGCACAACCCGGCTGAGTCCGGATCGGTCCAGATCGTCGTCACGTCCCCCGAGCAGATGCGGGAGCTGGGCCGCCGGCTCGCGAAACTGCTGCGCGCGGGTGATCTGGTGATGCTCAGCGGAGAGCTCGGGGCGGGCAAGACGACACTGACGCGTGGGCTGGGCGAGGGGCTCGGCGTACGCGGGGCCGTCACCTCGCCGACGTTCGTGATCGCCCGAGTGCATCCGTCGCTGGGCGACGGGCCGCCGCTGGTCCATGTCGACGCCTACCGGCTGTCCGGCGGGCTGGACGAGATGGAGGACCTGGATCTCGACGTCTCGCTGCCCGAGTCCGTGGTGGTCGTGGAGTGGGGCGAGGGCAAGGTCGAGGAGCTGACCGAGGAGCGGCTCCAGGTGGTCATCCACCGGGCGGTGGGCGACACGAGCGACGAGGTCCGGCGGATGACGATCACCGGTCTGGGGGAACGCTGGGCGTCGGCGGACCTGAGCGTGCTCGCGGCGTAG
- a CDS encoding alpha/beta fold hydrolase: MSESSAEVVANAATAAVAASAAGAAGGWRRATGIAGVAIGVMAAGAAAGVALERMTVGRGMRQKARLALDSAGPYGSLRGMPGKAFSDDGTELYYEVDDLDPEAAPAALGPRRRRLFGRKAPAPVTVVFSHGYCLNQDSWHFQRAALRGVVRTVHWDQRSHGRSGRGVAQGRDEPVTIEQLGRDLKAVIDAAAPEGPIVLVGHSMGGMTVMALADQYPELVRERVVGVAFVGTSSGRLGEVNYGLPVAGVNAVRRVLPGVLKAMGQRADLVEKGRRATADLFAGIIKRYSFASRDVDPAVARFAERMIEGTPIDVVAEYYPAFNDHDKTDALVHFADVPVLVLAGVQDLVTPSEHSEAIADLLPDAELVLVPDAGHLVMLEHPEVVTDRLADLLTRTGAVPAGATVKGYGSTSSTAQPG, encoded by the coding sequence GTGAGCGAGAGCAGTGCGGAGGTCGTCGCGAACGCCGCCACCGCGGCCGTCGCGGCCTCCGCCGCGGGGGCGGCGGGGGGCTGGCGCCGGGCGACCGGCATCGCCGGTGTCGCGATAGGCGTGATGGCCGCGGGCGCGGCCGCCGGTGTCGCCCTGGAGCGGATGACGGTCGGCCGGGGCATGCGCCAGAAGGCCCGGCTCGCCCTCGACTCCGCGGGACCCTACGGCTCGCTGCGCGGCATGCCGGGCAAGGCGTTCTCCGACGACGGTACGGAGCTGTACTACGAGGTCGACGACCTCGACCCGGAGGCCGCCCCGGCTGCCCTCGGCCCGCGCCGCCGACGGCTCTTCGGCCGCAAGGCCCCCGCCCCCGTCACCGTCGTCTTCAGCCACGGCTACTGCCTCAACCAGGACTCCTGGCACTTCCAGCGGGCGGCGCTCAGAGGCGTCGTACGGACCGTCCACTGGGACCAGCGCAGCCACGGCCGGTCCGGGCGGGGCGTGGCCCAGGGGCGGGACGAGCCGGTCACCATCGAGCAGCTGGGCCGCGACCTGAAGGCCGTCATCGACGCGGCCGCGCCAGAGGGGCCGATCGTGCTGGTCGGGCACTCGATGGGCGGCATGACGGTGATGGCGCTGGCCGACCAGTACCCCGAGCTGGTCCGGGAGCGGGTCGTCGGGGTGGCCTTCGTGGGGACGTCGTCGGGGCGGCTCGGCGAGGTCAACTACGGGCTTCCGGTGGCCGGCGTCAACGCGGTGCGGCGGGTGCTGCCCGGCGTGCTGAAGGCGATGGGGCAGCGGGCCGACCTGGTGGAGAAGGGGCGCCGGGCGACCGCGGACCTGTTCGCCGGGATCATCAAGCGGTACTCGTTCGCGTCCCGGGACGTCGACCCGGCCGTCGCCCGGTTCGCCGAGCGGATGATCGAGGGCACGCCCATCGACGTGGTCGCCGAGTACTACCCGGCGTTCAACGACCACGACAAGACCGACGCGCTGGTGCACTTCGCGGACGTGCCGGTGCTCGTCCTGGCCGGGGTGCAGGATCTGGTCACGCCCAGTGAGCACAGTGAGGCCATCGCCGATCTGCTGCCGGATGCCGAGCTGGTGCTGGTGCCGGACGCGGGGCACCTGGTGATGCTGGAACACCCGGAAGTGGTCACCGACCGCCTCGCCGACCTGCTCACCCGCACGGGTGCCGTGCCCGCAGGAGCTACCGTGAAGGGTTATGGAAGCACCAGCAGCACCGCACAACCCGGCTGA
- the rimI gene encoding ribosomal protein S18-alanine N-acetyltransferase: protein MRWWDIDRVLELERDLFPDDAWSRGMFWSELAHARGPEASRKYLVAEEGERIVGYAGVASSGEQADIQTIAVTREYWGTGLGGRLLTELLRAATAFECAEVMLECRVDNVRAQKLYERFGFEAIGFRRGYYQPGNVDALVMRLTTKPDSGSAAGSAPVQGTQIND from the coding sequence ATGCGCTGGTGGGACATCGACCGTGTGCTGGAGCTTGAGCGGGACCTGTTCCCCGACGACGCCTGGTCGCGGGGCATGTTCTGGTCCGAGCTGGCCCATGCGCGCGGGCCGGAGGCGAGCCGGAAGTACCTCGTGGCCGAGGAGGGGGAGCGGATCGTCGGGTACGCCGGTGTCGCCTCCTCCGGCGAGCAGGCCGACATCCAGACCATCGCCGTCACCCGCGAGTACTGGGGCACGGGGCTGGGCGGCCGTCTCCTCACCGAACTGCTGCGGGCCGCGACCGCCTTCGAGTGCGCCGAAGTGATGCTGGAGTGCCGGGTGGACAACGTCCGCGCGCAGAAGCTGTACGAGCGCTTCGGCTTCGAGGCCATCGGCTTCCGGCGCGGCTACTACCAGCCGGGGAACGTCGACGCCCTGGTGATGCGACTGACCACGAAACCCGACAGCGGCTCCGCCGCGGGTTCGGCTCCCGTACAAGGAACCCAGATCAATGACTGA
- the tsaD gene encoding tRNA (adenosine(37)-N6)-threonylcarbamoyltransferase complex transferase subunit TsaD, with the protein MTDSRDEPLVLGIETSCDETGVGIVRGTTLLADAVASSVDEHARFGGVVPEVASRAHLEAMVPTIDRALKEAGVSARDLDGIAVTAGPGLAGALLVGVSAAKAYAYALGKPLYGVNHLASHICVDQLEHGALPEPTMALLVSGGHSSLLLSSDITSDVRPMGATIDDAAGEAFDKIARVLNLGFPGGPVIDRYAREGDPDAIAFPRGLTGPRDPAYDFSFSGLKTAVARWIEAKRAAGEEVPVRDVAASFQEAVVDVLTRKAVRACKDEGVDHLMIGGGVAANSRLRALAQERCEAAGIRLRVPRPKLCTDNGAMVAALGAEMVARNRSASSWDLPADSSLPVTEPHVPGHHHGHDHVHEISKENLYS; encoded by the coding sequence ATGACTGACTCACGCGACGAGCCTCTCGTTCTCGGCATCGAGACCTCCTGTGACGAGACCGGCGTCGGCATCGTCCGCGGCACCACCCTGCTCGCCGACGCCGTCGCCTCCAGCGTCGACGAGCACGCCCGGTTCGGCGGTGTCGTGCCCGAGGTCGCCTCCCGGGCGCATCTGGAGGCGATGGTCCCCACCATCGACCGCGCGCTGAAGGAGGCGGGAGTCAGCGCCCGCGACCTCGACGGCATCGCCGTCACCGCCGGTCCCGGCCTCGCCGGTGCCCTGTTGGTCGGCGTCTCGGCGGCGAAGGCCTACGCGTACGCGCTCGGCAAGCCCCTGTACGGCGTCAACCACCTCGCCTCGCACATCTGCGTCGACCAGCTGGAGCACGGCGCGCTGCCCGAGCCGACCATGGCGCTGCTGGTCTCCGGCGGCCACTCCTCGCTGCTGCTGTCCTCGGACATCACCTCCGACGTCCGCCCGATGGGCGCGACCATCGACGACGCGGCCGGCGAGGCCTTCGACAAGATCGCCCGCGTGCTGAACCTGGGTTTCCCGGGCGGCCCGGTCATCGACCGCTACGCACGCGAGGGCGACCCGGACGCGATCGCCTTCCCGCGCGGCCTGACCGGTCCGCGCGACCCGGCCTACGACTTCTCCTTCTCCGGGCTGAAGACGGCCGTGGCGCGCTGGATCGAGGCCAAGCGGGCGGCGGGGGAGGAGGTCCCGGTGCGGGACGTGGCGGCCTCCTTCCAGGAGGCGGTCGTGGACGTGCTGACCCGCAAGGCCGTCCGGGCCTGCAAGGACGAGGGCGTCGACCACCTGATGATCGGTGGCGGTGTGGCCGCCAACTCCCGGCTGCGCGCCCTGGCCCAGGAGCGCTGCGAGGCGGCCGGGATCCGGCTGCGGGTGCCGCGGCCCAAGCTGTGCACGGACAACGGGGCGATGGTCGCCGCGCTGGGCGCCGAGATGGTGGCCCGCAACCGGTCCGCGTCGAGCTGGGACCTGCCGGCGGACTCCTCGCTGCCGGTGACGGAGCCGCACGTACCGGGCCACCACCACGGCCACGACCATGTGCACGAGATCAGCAAGGAGAACCTCTACTCGTGA
- a CDS encoding glycoside hydrolase family 3 N-terminal domain-containing protein, whose translation MTTAPWRDPALPATARVDDLLSRMTLEEKTAQLYGVWVGAATDGDGVAPHQHDMTVDYEWDELITRGLGQLTRSFGTAPVDPALGAQALARAQRRITEAGRFGIPAIAHEECLAGFTAWQATAYPVPLAWGATWDPPLVEEMARRIGDDLRSAGVHQGLAPVLDVVRDPRWGRVEETIGEDPYLVGTLGTAYVRGLESAGVVATLKHFAGYASSAGARNLAPVRAGVREFADVTLPPFEMALREGGARSVMAAYTERDGVPASADPELLTGLLREEWGFTGTVVADYFGIGFLQTLHRIAGTPAEAAHAALVAGIDVELPSLKCYGDPLVDAVRSGEIPEELVDRAARRVLLQKCELGLLDEDWTPEPAAPVDLDSTGNRILARRLAEESVVLLDNPDGLLPLAPDTRIAVIGPRAADALAMLGCYSFPSHVLTHHPGVPTGIDIPTVLDALRTELPDAKVTFAQGCDVTDPDTSGFEEAVARAAEADVCVAVLGDRAGLFGRGTSGEGCDATDLALPGAQGELLDALVATGVPVVLVLLTGRPYALGRWHGRLGAVVQAFFPGEEGGPAVAGVLSGRVNPSGRLPVSVPQAPGGQPWTYLQPPLGLAGEVSNLDPTPLYAFGHGRSYTTFAWEDGTGGEEPAQIGTDGTYDVSVTVRNTGDREGAEVVQLYLHDPVASVTRPDMRLIGYQRVRLAPGDAARVLFRFHTDLSAFTDRSGHRVVEPGALELRLAASSTDVRHTAHLTLTGPARVLGADRRLRCETEVSGAG comes from the coding sequence ATGACCACCGCGCCCTGGCGTGACCCCGCCCTGCCCGCCACCGCCCGCGTCGACGACCTGCTCTCCCGGATGACCCTGGAGGAGAAGACCGCCCAGCTGTACGGCGTGTGGGTGGGCGCCGCGACGGACGGCGACGGAGTCGCTCCGCACCAGCACGACATGACCGTGGACTACGAGTGGGACGAGCTGATCACCCGCGGCCTGGGCCAGCTCACGCGCTCCTTCGGCACCGCCCCCGTGGACCCGGCGCTGGGCGCGCAGGCACTGGCCCGCGCCCAGCGCCGCATCACCGAGGCCGGCCGCTTCGGCATCCCGGCGATCGCGCACGAGGAGTGCCTGGCCGGCTTCACCGCCTGGCAGGCCACGGCCTACCCGGTCCCGCTGGCCTGGGGAGCGACCTGGGACCCCCCGCTGGTCGAGGAGATGGCCCGCCGCATCGGCGACGACCTGCGCTCGGCCGGCGTCCACCAGGGCCTCGCGCCCGTCCTGGACGTCGTACGCGATCCGCGCTGGGGCCGCGTGGAGGAGACGATCGGCGAGGACCCGTACCTGGTCGGCACCCTCGGCACGGCCTATGTGCGGGGCCTTGAGTCGGCCGGGGTCGTCGCCACGCTGAAGCACTTCGCCGGGTACGCCTCCTCGGCCGGCGCCCGCAACCTGGCCCCCGTACGGGCCGGCGTCCGCGAGTTCGCGGACGTCACGCTCCCGCCCTTCGAGATGGCGCTGCGCGAGGGCGGGGCCCGTTCGGTGATGGCCGCGTACACGGAGCGGGACGGCGTCCCGGCCTCGGCGGACCCCGAGCTGCTGACCGGACTCCTGCGCGAGGAGTGGGGCTTCACCGGCACGGTCGTCGCGGACTACTTCGGCATCGGCTTCCTCCAGACCCTCCACCGGATCGCCGGCACCCCGGCCGAGGCGGCCCACGCGGCCCTGGTGGCCGGCATCGACGTCGAACTGCCGAGCCTGAAGTGCTACGGCGATCCGCTGGTGGACGCGGTCCGCTCGGGCGAGATCCCCGAGGAGCTCGTGGACCGCGCGGCCCGCCGCGTCCTGCTCCAGAAGTGCGAACTGGGCCTGCTGGACGAGGACTGGACCCCCGAGCCGGCCGCCCCGGTCGACCTCGACTCGACGGGCAACCGCATACTGGCCCGCCGCCTGGCCGAGGAGTCCGTCGTCCTGCTCGACAACCCCGACGGCCTGCTCCCGCTGGCCCCCGACACCCGGATCGCGGTGATCGGCCCCCGGGCGGCCGACGCCCTGGCCATGCTGGGCTGCTACTCCTTCCCCTCCCACGTCCTCACCCACCACCCCGGTGTCCCGACCGGCATCGACATCCCGACGGTCCTCGACGCCCTGCGCACCGAACTCCCCGACGCCAAGGTGACGTTCGCGCAGGGCTGCGACGTGACGGACCCGGACACCTCCGGCTTCGAGGAGGCCGTCGCCCGCGCCGCCGAGGCGGACGTCTGCGTGGCCGTCCTCGGCGACCGGGCCGGCCTGTTCGGCCGCGGCACCTCGGGCGAGGGCTGTGACGCGACGGACCTCGCCCTGCCGGGCGCCCAGGGCGAGCTGCTGGACGCGCTGGTCGCCACGGGCGTCCCCGTGGTGCTGGTGCTGCTGACCGGCCGTCCCTACGCTCTCGGCCGCTGGCACGGCCGCCTGGGCGCGGTCGTCCAGGCGTTCTTCCCGGGGGAGGAGGGCGGCCCGGCGGTGGCGGGAGTGCTGTCGGGCCGCGTGAACCCCTCGGGCCGCCTGCCCGTGAGCGTCCCGCAGGCCCCCGGCGGCCAGCCCTGGACGTACCTCCAGCCGCCCCTCGGCCTCGCGGGCGAGGTCAGCAACCTCGACCCGACCCCGCTGTACGCCTTCGGGCACGGCCGCTCGTACACGACGTTCGCGTGGGAGGACGGCACGGGCGGCGAGGAGCCGGCGCAGATCGGCACGGACGGGACGTACGACGTCTCGGTGACCGTCCGCAACACGGGCGACCGCGAGGGCGCGGAGGTCGTGCAGCTGTATCTGCACGACCCGGTGGCGTCGGTGACCCGGCCCGACATGCGGCTGATCGGCTACCAGCGGGTGCGGCTGGCGCCGGGGGACGCGGCCCGGGTGCTGTTCCGTTTCCACACGGACCTTTCGGCGTTCACCGACCGTTCCGGCCACAGGGTGGTCGAACCGGGCGCCCTGGAACTACGTTTGGCGGCGTCCAGCACGGATGTACGCCACACGGCCCACCTCACCCTCACGGGCCCGGCCCGGGTGCTAGGCGCCGACCGGCGGCTGCGGTGCGAGACGGAGGTGTCGGGGGCGGGGTGA
- the tsaB gene encoding tRNA (adenosine(37)-N6)-threonylcarbamoyltransferase complex dimerization subunit type 1 TsaB codes for MLLLALDTATPAVTVALHDGRDVIASSSQVDARRHGELLLPAIDRVLAEAGLKLDAVTGVVAGIGPGPYTGLRVGLMTAETFGLALGVPVHGVCTLDGLAYAADLQGPFVVATDARRKEVYWARYADSRTRVTDPAVDRPADIAEQVEGLPAVGAGALLYPDTFPQAHEPEHVSAAAIARLAAEKLAAGEELPAPRPLYLRRPDAQVPKNYKVVTPK; via the coding sequence GTGCTCTTGCTCGCTCTGGATACCGCCACACCCGCCGTCACCGTCGCGCTGCACGACGGCCGGGACGTCATCGCCTCGTCGAGTCAGGTGGACGCGCGCCGGCACGGGGAACTGCTGCTGCCCGCGATCGACCGGGTGCTCGCCGAGGCCGGTCTGAAGCTCGACGCCGTCACCGGGGTCGTCGCCGGCATCGGGCCGGGCCCGTACACCGGGCTGCGCGTCGGTCTGATGACCGCCGAGACCTTCGGGCTCGCGCTCGGCGTCCCCGTGCACGGCGTGTGCACGCTGGACGGCCTCGCCTACGCCGCCGACCTTCAGGGCCCGTTCGTCGTGGCGACCGACGCCCGCCGCAAGGAGGTGTACTGGGCGCGCTACGCCGACTCCCGCACCCGCGTCACGGACCCGGCCGTCGACCGGCCCGCCGACATCGCCGAGCAGGTCGAGGGGCTGCCCGCGGTCGGCGCGGGCGCGCTGCTGTACCCGGACACCTTCCCCCAGGCGCACGAGCCCGAGCACGTGTCGGCCGCGGCGATCGCCCGGCTGGCCGCCGAGAAGCTGGCGGCGGGCGAGGAACTCCCCGCGCCCCGGCCGCTGTATCTGCGCCGCCCCGACGCCCAGGTCCCCAAGAACTACAAGGTGGTCACCCCCAAGTGA
- a CDS encoding IS481 family transposase encodes MTERELARRARHRLAVLRHAEEVSGNVAATCRYYGISRQCFYTWRRRYEAEGLDGLKDRSSAPHHTPRATTADVVEKILWLRRQYHFGPAKIAMYLQRYHDVAISTSGVWRILKKVGLNRLPASQRYKRRSIRWKRYEKQRPGHQLQVDVKFIEPLGQSGRKKRYYQYTAIDDCTRLRVLRAFPRNDQKTAIQFIDYVLAKLPFAVDQIQTDNGQEFGQTFHWHLLDKGIGHVRIKPRTPRLNGKVERSHRIDSEEFYRLLEGQVIDDVNLFNSKLQEWEDYYNYHRPHGALAGQTPYERLRQKAQDPLS; translated from the coding sequence ATGACTGAACGCGAGCTCGCAAGACGCGCCCGCCATCGGCTCGCAGTGCTGCGCCACGCGGAAGAGGTGAGCGGCAACGTCGCCGCCACCTGCCGCTACTACGGCATCAGCCGCCAGTGCTTCTACACCTGGCGCCGACGCTACGAAGCCGAGGGCCTGGACGGCCTCAAGGACCGCTCCAGCGCTCCGCACCACACTCCGCGTGCCACGACGGCCGACGTGGTGGAGAAGATCCTCTGGCTGCGTCGGCAGTACCACTTCGGCCCGGCGAAGATCGCCATGTATCTGCAGCGCTACCACGACGTCGCGATCAGCACGTCGGGCGTCTGGCGGATCCTGAAGAAAGTTGGATTGAACCGGCTGCCGGCCTCGCAGCGCTACAAGCGCCGCTCCATCCGCTGGAAGCGCTACGAGAAGCAGCGACCGGGCCACCAGCTGCAGGTGGACGTCAAGTTCATCGAGCCGCTCGGCCAGAGCGGACGGAAGAAGCGCTACTACCAGTACACCGCCATCGACGACTGCACCCGCCTGCGAGTGCTGCGCGCCTTCCCCCGCAACGATCAGAAGACCGCAATCCAGTTCATCGACTACGTCCTGGCCAAGCTCCCCTTCGCGGTCGATCAGATCCAGACCGACAACGGCCAGGAGTTCGGCCAGACCTTCCACTGGCACCTGCTGGACAAGGGCATCGGACACGTCCGCATCAAGCCTCGCACCCCGCGGCTGAACGGCAAGGTCGAGCGATCCCACCGCATCGACTCGGAGGAGTTCTACCGCCTGCTGGAGGGCCAGGTCATCGACGACGTCAACCTCTTCAACAGCAAACTGCAGGAGTGGGAGGACTACTACAACTACCATCGCCCCCACGGCGCCCTCGCCGGCCAGACCCCTTACGAACGCCTACGACAGAAAGCCCAAGACCCACTGTCATAG
- the alr gene encoding alanine racemase, with protein sequence MSERTALRTASPLRARAEIDLAALRANVRALRAHAPGAALMAVVKSEAYGHGAVPCARAAVAAGADWLGTATPEEALALRAAGLPGRIMCWLWTPGGPWREAIEADLDVSVSGMWALAEVTEAARLAGRPARVQLKADTGLGRGGCQPGDDWAELVREALRAETEGLVRVTGLWSHFACADEPGHPSIAAQLGRFREMVAYAEEQGARPEVRHIANSPATLTLPESHFDLVRAGIATYGISPSPELGTPADFGLRPVMTLSASLALVKHVPGGHGVSYGHRYVTPGETTLGLVPLGYADGIPRHASSAGPVLVEGKWRTIAGRVAMDQFVVDLGGDEPAPGAEAVLFGPGDRGEPTAEDWAQAAGTIAYEIVTRIGTRVPRVYVNDEQDG encoded by the coding sequence ATGAGCGAGAGAACAGCCCTGCGGACCGCGTCGCCGCTGCGCGCCCGTGCGGAGATCGACCTGGCCGCCCTGCGGGCCAATGTGCGGGCGCTGCGTGCCCATGCGCCGGGCGCGGCCCTGATGGCCGTGGTGAAGTCCGAGGCGTACGGCCACGGGGCTGTGCCGTGTGCCCGCGCGGCCGTCGCCGCGGGGGCGGACTGGCTGGGCACGGCGACGCCCGAGGAGGCCCTCGCCCTGCGGGCCGCCGGGCTGCCGGGCCGCATCATGTGCTGGCTGTGGACGCCCGGCGGACCCTGGCGCGAGGCGATCGAGGCGGACCTCGACGTGTCCGTCAGCGGGATGTGGGCCCTGGCGGAGGTCACCGAGGCGGCCCGGCTCGCCGGGCGGCCCGCGCGGGTGCAGCTCAAGGCCGACACCGGGCTCGGGCGGGGCGGCTGCCAGCCCGGGGACGACTGGGCCGAGCTGGTCCGGGAGGCCCTGCGCGCCGAGACCGAGGGGCTCGTGCGGGTCACGGGACTGTGGTCGCACTTCGCCTGTGCCGACGAGCCCGGCCATCCCTCCATCGCCGCCCAGCTCGGCCGCTTCCGGGAGATGGTCGCGTACGCCGAGGAGCAGGGCGCCCGCCCCGAGGTGCGGCACATCGCCAACTCGCCGGCCACGCTCACGCTCCCCGAGAGCCATTTCGACCTGGTCCGGGCCGGCATCGCCACGTACGGCATTTCTCCCAGCCCCGAGCTCGGCACCCCGGCCGACTTCGGGCTGCGCCCGGTGATGACGCTGTCCGCCTCACTCGCCCTGGTCAAGCACGTGCCGGGCGGGCACGGCGTCAGCTACGGCCACCGGTATGTGACGCCCGGCGAGACCACCCTCGGCCTCGTCCCGCTGGGCTACGCCGACGGCATCCCGCGGCACGCCTCCTCGGCCGGGCCGGTCCTGGTCGAGGGCAAGTGGCGCACGATCGCGGGGCGGGTCGCCATGGACCAGTTCGTGGTCGACCTGGGCGGCGACGAGCCCGCGCCGGGCGCCGAGGCGGTGCTCTTCGGGCCCGGGGACCGCGGCGAGCCCACCGCCGAGGACTGGGCCCAGGCGGCCGGAACCATCGCCTACGAGATCGTGACCCGGATCGGAACGCGCGTTCCTCGCGTCTATGTGAATGACGAACAGGACGGGTAA